From Pleurocapsa sp. PCC 7319:
TTGGAGCAAACTTACGAGGTACAAACCTAACCAAATCTCATCTGGGTCAAGCTAAATTGAACGAATCAAGTCTGGCTGATGCGGGAATGCTTCAAGCGTACCTAAATAAATGTAGAAATGAGTAATTCAGACTTAAGCGTTACAGAGACTAATCTAGAGAGAAATAACTTGAGAAGAGTTTATCTATGGAAATCATGATTTGAAGCTCCATAAAAGTCAATATTGCTGATTGATCCCAAGTTTTCAATTAATTTCATCAAGGAAAATAATCTTAATGCCGATCGCAAAAAAAACAGC
This genomic window contains:
- a CDS encoding pentapeptide repeat-containing protein, whose amino-acid sequence is MGANLRGTNLTKSHLGQAKLNESSLADAGMLQAYLNKCRNE